One genomic window of Deinococcus radiotolerans includes the following:
- a CDS encoding ArsR/SmtB family transcription factor, translating to MQHHPLHVPPHPDDLWHVTTLFKALSEPIRVQILLRLVTGEQSVSALVGALNLPQSTVSRHLGALRHAGLVQSRRDGPHVHYRLTDTHLITVLQEAFSHAQHTRLDLPDHPHTDAAPGSVH from the coding sequence ATGCAGCACCACCCCCTCCACGTGCCCCCCCACCCCGACGACCTCTGGCACGTCACCACGCTCTTCAAAGCCCTCTCCGAACCCATCCGCGTACAGATCCTCCTGCGCCTCGTCACCGGCGAACAGAGCGTCAGTGCCCTCGTGGGCGCCCTCAACCTCCCGCAGAGCACCGTCAGCCGCCACCTCGGCGCCCTGCGCCACGCCGGGCTCGTCCAGTCCCGCCGCGACGGCCCCCACGTCCACTACCGCCTGACTGACACCCACCTCATCACCGTCCTCCAGGAAGCCTTCAGTCACGCCCAGCACACCCGCTTGGACCTCCCCGACCACCCCCACACCGACGCCGCCCCCGGGAGCGTCCATTGA